DNA sequence from the bacterium genome:
CCAACGCGGCTCGAAGCGGCCCGTGCGGGCGGCGTGAATGGAGAGAAAAAAGACGATGGCGAAAAAGAACAGGGTGAGATTCCTGAATTTGAGAAACGTCTCATAACGGTGTTCGATTTTTTTGCGAAACGGATCGAGCCAAGGTATGAAGGTGAGCACCAGATAGAGTGCGATGCATCCGCCCAGGGTAAAGGCGGTGAAC
Encoded proteins:
- a CDS encoding DUF1648 domain-containing protein, with product MKWQLKREWLPLAVLLVMAITAWFVYPTLPDRVPTHFDIHGEPDNYSGKAGFTAFTLGGCIALYLVLTFIPWLDPFRKKIEHRYETFLKFRNLTLFFFAIVFFLSIHAARTGRFEPRW